A section of the Flavobacterium ardleyense genome encodes:
- a CDS encoding formimidoylglutamase: MEHLKIFTNKDLAQLTNYRSGELKFGEKVQIVPAGMSVTEFLSSNEAEFVLFGIPEDIGVRANGGRKGAASAWKDTVKSVLNIQHNKFCKGSNLIILGFLDFQKEVAIAEELEISNLEHRNQLHNIVSSIDKEVCHLVSLIVKLGKIPIIIGGGHNNAYGNIKGSALAKGQKINAINFDAHSDFRALEGRHSGNGFSYAFDEGFLKKYFAFGLHENYNSKAVLEVFRKNEDYLQFNTYEEIKIRQSKKFSQELDDALAFIADDYFGIELDLDSLPNIASSAMTSTGFSVEDARRFVDFYGRNENSIYLHIAEGAPNLAEEKTQHLVGKLIAYLITDFMKSKSDL; the protein is encoded by the coding sequence ATGGAACATTTAAAAATATTTACAAATAAAGATTTAGCGCAACTCACAAATTATCGAAGTGGCGAACTTAAATTTGGAGAAAAAGTACAGATTGTGCCAGCAGGCATGTCGGTGACCGAGTTTTTGTCCAGTAATGAAGCTGAATTTGTTCTATTTGGAATTCCTGAAGATATAGGAGTTCGGGCAAATGGAGGTCGAAAAGGAGCCGCATCAGCTTGGAAAGATACCGTGAAAAGTGTACTTAATATTCAACATAATAAGTTTTGTAAAGGTTCCAATCTAATTATATTAGGTTTTTTAGATTTCCAAAAGGAAGTTGCCATTGCCGAAGAACTAGAAATTAGTAATCTTGAGCACCGAAATCAGCTGCATAATATAGTTTCATCAATTGATAAGGAAGTATGTCATTTGGTTTCTCTAATTGTAAAATTGGGCAAAATTCCAATTATCATTGGTGGAGGTCACAATAATGCCTATGGAAATATAAAAGGTTCTGCTCTCGCAAAAGGTCAAAAAATCAACGCTATAAATTTTGATGCTCACAGTGATTTTAGAGCTCTCGAAGGAAGACATAGTGGTAATGGTTTTTCTTATGCCTTTGACGAGGGTTTCCTAAAAAAATACTTCGCGTTTGGACTGCATGAAAACTATAATTCGAAAGCTGTGCTTGAAGTTTTTCGTAAAAACGAAGATTATTTACAGTTTAATACCTACGAAGAGATTAAAATAAGACAGTCTAAAAAATTTTCGCAAGAACTTGATGATGCATTAGCGTTTATTGCTGATGATTATTTTGGAATCGAACTTGATTTAGATTCCCTGCCTAACATCGCCTCTAGTGCGATGACTTCGACAGGTTTTTCTGTTGAAGATGCTCGAAGATTTGTCGATTTTTATGGTAGAAATGAAAATTCAATCTACTTGCATATTGCAGAAGGAGCTCCCAATTTGGCAGAAGAAAAAACTCAACATCTAGTGGGAAAATTAATTGCGTATTTAATTACTGATTTTATGAAAAGCAAATCTGATTTGTAA
- a CDS encoding DEAD/DEAH box helicase, which yields MLFEEISLSKSIQRAVYEEGYITLTPIQEQSIPVILEGKDIIGCAQTGTGKTGAFAIPVIHQLHRKVGSSKKHKVIRALVVAPTRELAVQIGESFDKYGKYTNLVQLTIFGGVSQIPQVSQLDRGIDILVATPGRLLDLHKQGFIDLTQIDTLILDEADQMLDMGFINDIKKIVKLVPNDRQTLLFSATMPMSIRELAEMFLKNPVKVEVAPVSSTAENVEQRLYFVDKADKRQLLHHLITQENITDVLVFSRTKHGADNIVKALRKQGVAADAIHGDKSQNARQRVLESFKSKEVGVLVATDIAARGIDIDQLDYVINFDLPNIPETYVHRIGRTGRAGNNGVAISFCGKDELPYWKDIKKLIKVDVTEIKDHPYPWNGNAESDKPQSNSNRSGGAHKSRKSDASKKNKKRWY from the coding sequence ATGTTATTCGAAGAAATATCGCTCTCAAAGAGCATACAAAGAGCAGTTTATGAAGAGGGTTATATTACTCTTACTCCAATACAAGAACAATCAATACCAGTTATTTTAGAAGGTAAAGATATAATAGGATGCGCTCAAACAGGTACAGGAAAAACAGGAGCTTTTGCAATTCCCGTAATCCATCAATTGCACCGAAAAGTGGGATCGTCAAAAAAGCATAAAGTAATTAGAGCACTTGTAGTTGCTCCTACTCGCGAACTTGCTGTACAAATTGGGGAAAGTTTTGATAAATACGGAAAATATACAAATTTAGTTCAGCTGACAATTTTTGGTGGAGTTTCTCAAATTCCCCAAGTAAGTCAGCTAGACCGAGGTATCGATATTCTAGTTGCTACGCCAGGACGATTATTAGATCTTCATAAACAAGGATTTATAGATTTAACTCAAATTGATACTTTAATCCTTGACGAAGCAGATCAAATGCTAGATATGGGATTTATAAACGATATCAAGAAAATTGTGAAGTTAGTTCCAAATGACCGACAAACTTTATTATTTTCGGCTACAATGCCTATGTCTATCAGAGAACTGGCAGAGATGTTTTTAAAAAATCCTGTAAAGGTAGAAGTTGCTCCCGTTTCTTCGACTGCCGAAAATGTAGAGCAGCGATTATATTTTGTTGATAAGGCTGATAAGAGACAATTGCTTCACCACCTTATAACGCAAGAAAATATTACCGATGTTTTGGTTTTTTCTCGTACTAAGCACGGCGCTGATAATATTGTCAAAGCTTTAAGAAAACAGGGGGTTGCCGCCGATGCAATTCACGGTGATAAATCTCAAAATGCAAGACAAAGAGTTCTTGAAAGTTTTAAAAGTAAAGAAGTAGGTGTTCTTGTTGCAACTGATATTGCTGCACGCGGAATTGATATTGATCAATTAGACTACGTAATAAATTTTGATCTCCCAAATATACCTGAAACGTACGTGCACCGAATTGGTCGTACAGGTCGCGCTGGAAATAATGGTGTTGCCATTTCTTTTTGCGGTAAAGACGAATTACCTTATTGGAAAGATATTAAAAAACTAATAAAAGTAGACGTTACAGAAATAAAGGACCATCCTTATCCTTGGAATGGAAATGCCGAATCGGATAAACCTCAATCAAATTCTAATAGAAGTGGTGGAGCGCATAAATCTAGAAAATCTGATGCATCTAAAAAAAATAAAAAACGTTGGTACTAA
- a CDS encoding tetratricopeptide repeat-containing hybrid sensor histidine kinase/response regulator: MLTQKSERFLNNSEFKESLFYAREALKLSISLNDDYFKSISYKIIASNYEELSEYEKSIANYNIALQYAEKIGNSDLLSRINNNIGNIYFFHKKEYEKALDLYDKSIFYGEQIQDTSRVAFANLNLAWAKFDIGQYDEGYKHLNYINKNIHYLNADAVPVVFMLNGMYNSYKGKVDIATSDFEKSIAEATRLKQDVDLSFAYLEYSMFLNKYGLYKSAFENLDQYRILRSKIYDQQKLKKALSEGLNFEIDEYKRALVQINQEKADQASKLKKSRITVYLFVAGIIGLLIILYSVYKNYLYKKKLNSELQIANSELKIAKDMAIEAAKVKTQFVSTISHELRTPLYGVVGLADMIMEEYKGSANSKHLNSLKFSAEYLLSLVNDILQINKIEENKLVLEKYCFNLVDQLETIKDSLSFISKFNKNNIVLDIAKDIPANLIGDKIRLCQILINLISNALKFTSNDEVLLKVSLDKKLGEVCFLKFEVIDHGIGIAKKNQEKIFDKFVQIERKNEDYQGTGLGLSIVKKLVNLFGSEIYIESEEHVGSTFTFTIPFDADQEKCKKMMEDEIIDHQTCKPLKILVVEDNKINQIVTCKTLRDKNHSCEVAESGSKALDLLESEHFDAILMDINMPVMDGYETSREIRKRGFKIPIIALTAYGRDEIIERVLASGMDDCLVKPFEAVTLFTIINRLVK; the protein is encoded by the coding sequence ATGCTTACGCAAAAATCAGAGCGATTCCTTAATAACTCAGAGTTTAAGGAATCGCTTTTTTATGCCCGAGAAGCACTCAAACTATCGATAAGTCTCAATGATGATTATTTTAAAAGTATCTCTTATAAAATAATTGCCTCTAATTATGAAGAATTATCAGAATATGAAAAGTCGATAGCAAATTACAATATAGCATTGCAGTACGCAGAGAAAATTGGCAATTCTGACCTGTTGTCGCGAATAAATAATAATATTGGCAACATATATTTCTTTCACAAAAAAGAATATGAGAAGGCGCTCGATCTTTATGATAAATCAATTTTCTATGGCGAGCAAATTCAGGATACATCACGTGTTGCATTTGCAAATTTAAACCTTGCTTGGGCAAAATTTGATATAGGCCAATACGACGAGGGATACAAGCACCTTAATTATATCAATAAGAATATTCATTATCTCAATGCAGACGCAGTACCTGTGGTTTTTATGCTTAACGGAATGTATAATTCCTATAAAGGAAAGGTTGACATTGCTACTAGTGACTTTGAAAAAAGTATTGCTGAAGCGACTCGATTAAAACAAGATGTAGATTTGTCATTCGCCTATTTAGAATATTCTATGTTTTTAAACAAATATGGGCTGTATAAGAGTGCATTTGAAAATTTAGATCAATATAGAATTTTGAGATCTAAAATTTATGATCAGCAGAAGCTTAAAAAAGCATTATCAGAAGGTCTAAATTTTGAAATTGATGAGTATAAACGAGCATTGGTTCAGATAAACCAAGAAAAAGCTGACCAAGCAAGTAAGTTAAAGAAATCAAGAATTACAGTCTATTTGTTTGTCGCGGGAATAATTGGCCTCTTGATTATTTTATATAGTGTCTACAAAAATTATCTTTATAAAAAGAAACTCAACTCCGAATTGCAAATTGCAAACAGTGAATTAAAAATCGCAAAAGACATGGCCATTGAGGCTGCAAAGGTGAAAACCCAATTTGTATCTACCATTAGTCATGAATTGCGAACTCCACTATATGGAGTAGTAGGGCTAGCAGATATGATAATGGAGGAGTATAAAGGTTCTGCAAATAGTAAACATTTAAATTCACTAAAATTCTCTGCGGAATATTTATTATCGCTTGTGAATGATATTTTGCAAATTAATAAAATAGAAGAAAATAAACTTGTGCTGGAGAAGTATTGTTTCAATCTAGTGGACCAGCTCGAGACTATTAAAGATAGTCTCAGTTTTATTTCAAAATTTAATAAAAACAACATTGTTTTGGATATTGCCAAAGATATTCCCGCAAATTTAATTGGGGATAAAATTCGATTGTGTCAAATTTTGATAAATTTAATTAGCAACGCATTAAAATTCACTTCTAATGACGAAGTTTTATTAAAAGTTTCTTTAGATAAAAAATTAGGGGAGGTCTGCTTTTTGAAATTTGAAGTTATAGATCATGGAATAGGAATCGCTAAGAAAAATCAAGAAAAGATATTTGATAAATTTGTTCAAATTGAACGGAAAAATGAAGATTATCAAGGTACAGGTCTAGGATTATCAATTGTAAAGAAGCTTGTAAATTTGTTTGGAAGTGAAATTTATATTGAGAGCGAAGAACATGTGGGTTCAACATTTACATTCACCATACCGTTTGATGCCGATCAAGAAAAATGTAAAAAAATGATGGAAGATGAAATAATTGATCATCAAACATGCAAACCACTTAAGATTCTTGTGGTAGAAGATAATAAAATTAATCAAATTGTCACTTGCAAAACTTTGAGGGATAAAAATCATAGTTGTGAGGTGGCGGAGAGTGGCTCTAAAGCATTAGATTTATTGGAAAGTGAGCATTTTGACGCAATTTTAATGGATATTAATATGCCAGTAATGGACGGTTATGAAACTAGTAGAGAAATAAGAAAACGAGGTTTCAAAATTCCTATTATCGCACTAACAGCTTATGGTAGGGATGAAATTATAGAGCGCGTCCTTGCAAGTGGAATGGATGATTGTTTAGTGAAACCTTTTGAAGCTGTTACCTTATTCACCATTATTAACAGACTTGTGAAATAA
- the ettA gene encoding energy-dependent translational throttle protein EttA, whose product MSDDKKVIFSMSKLSKTYSSSDKQVLKNIYLSFFYGAKIGILGLNGSGKSSLLKIIAGVDKNYQGDVVFAPGYTVGYLEQEPILDDSKTVIEIVREGVSETMAVLEEFNKINDMFGLPEVYEDADKMDKLMDRQAALQDKIDALGAWEIDTKLEIAMDALRTPEGDTPIKNLSGGERRRVALCRLLLQQPDVLLLDEPTNHLDAESVLWLEQHLAQYAGTVIAVTHDRYFLDNVAGWILELDRGEGIPWKGNYSSWLDQKSSRMALEEKVASKRRKNLERELDWVRQGAKGRQTKQKARLQNYDKLLNEDQKALDEKLEIYIPNGPRLGTNVIEAVNVSKAFGDKLLYDNLNFTLPQAGIVGIIGPNGAGKSTIFRMIMGEEQTDSGTFNVGETVKIAYVDQAHSNIDPNKTIWENFCDGQELIMMGGRQVNSRAYLSRFNFGGSDQNKKVATLSGGERNRLHLAMTLKEEGNVLLLDEPTNDLDINTLRALEEGLDSFAGCAVVISHDRWFLDRICTHILAFEGNSEVYFFEGSFSEYEENKRKRLGGDLTPKRLKYRKLIRG is encoded by the coding sequence ATGTCAGACGATAAAAAAGTTATTTTTTCGATGTCAAAATTGAGTAAGACCTACTCAAGTAGCGACAAGCAAGTTTTGAAAAATATATATTTAAGTTTTTTCTATGGTGCAAAGATTGGAATTTTGGGTCTTAACGGATCGGGAAAATCTTCTTTATTAAAAATCATTGCTGGTGTTGATAAAAATTACCAAGGTGATGTTGTTTTTGCCCCTGGTTACACGGTTGGATATCTGGAGCAAGAGCCAATTTTGGATGACAGCAAGACAGTTATTGAAATAGTTCGTGAAGGTGTTTCTGAAACGATGGCTGTACTTGAAGAGTTTAATAAAATCAATGATATGTTTGGTCTTCCAGAAGTGTATGAAGATGCAGACAAGATGGACAAACTGATGGACAGACAAGCGGCACTTCAAGACAAAATTGATGCGCTAGGAGCTTGGGAAATAGATACAAAATTAGAGATTGCTATGGATGCGTTGCGTACTCCAGAAGGTGATACTCCAATTAAAAATTTATCAGGTGGTGAGCGTCGTCGTGTTGCTTTGTGTAGATTATTGTTGCAGCAGCCAGACGTTTTGCTCTTGGATGAGCCTACCAACCACCTTGATGCAGAAAGTGTTTTATGGCTTGAACAGCACTTGGCACAGTATGCCGGAACTGTAATTGCAGTAACTCACGACCGTTATTTCCTTGACAATGTGGCAGGATGGATTTTAGAACTTGATAGAGGAGAAGGTATTCCGTGGAAAGGAAATTATTCTTCTTGGTTAGATCAGAAATCTAGCAGAATGGCATTGGAAGAAAAAGTTGCAAGTAAGCGCCGAAAAAACTTAGAGCGTGAGTTGGACTGGGTTCGTCAGGGAGCAAAAGGTCGTCAGACTAAACAAAAGGCACGTTTGCAGAATTACGATAAATTATTAAACGAAGATCAGAAAGCACTTGACGAGAAACTAGAAATCTATATTCCTAATGGTCCTCGTCTAGGTACAAACGTAATCGAGGCAGTAAATGTTTCAAAAGCGTTTGGCGATAAGTTATTATATGATAATTTAAATTTCACATTACCACAAGCTGGAATTGTTGGAATTATCGGACCAAACGGAGCTGGTAAATCTACTATTTTCAGAATGATAATGGGTGAAGAGCAAACAGATTCAGGAACTTTTAATGTTGGTGAAACTGTGAAAATCGCTTATGTAGATCAAGCACACTCTAATATTGATCCAAATAAAACCATTTGGGAAAATTTCTGTGATGGCCAAGAATTAATTATGATGGGCGGCCGTCAAGTAAATTCTCGAGCTTACTTAAGTCGATTTAATTTTGGCGGAAGCGATCAAAATAAAAAAGTTGCAACTTTATCTGGAGGAGAACGTAATAGATTGCACTTGGCAATGACATTAAAAGAAGAAGGAAACGTTCTTTTATTAGATGAGCCAACCAATGATTTGGACATTAACACCTTGAGAGCGTTAGAGGAAGGTCTTGACAGCTTTGCTGGTTGTGCAGTTGTTATTTCGCACGATAGATGGTTTCTTGATAGAATTTGTACACACATTCTTGCATTTGAAGGAAATTCTGAAGTTTACTTTTTTGAAGGTAGTTTCTCAGAATATGAGGAGAATAAGCGCAAAAGATTGGGCGGTGACTTAACTCCAAAAAGATTGAAATATAGAAAATTGATTAGAGGTTAA
- a CDS encoding CAL67264 family membrane protein, producing the protein MSRNKNSILAWATLIMIVMGIILICLGAFRYQDVSGWGFAAVGVGFFANAWVFNALKGRV; encoded by the coding sequence ATGTCTAGAAATAAGAATAGCATTTTGGCGTGGGCTACTTTGATAATGATTGTTATGGGCATTATTCTTATTTGTCTGGGAGCTTTTAGATATCAAGATGTGTCGGGCTGGGGATTTGCAGCCGTTGGGGTGGGTTTCTTTGCAAATGCGTGGGTATTTAATGCCTTAAAAGGCCGTGTATAG
- the holA gene encoding DNA polymerase III subunit delta: MDEITKIIADLKNGIIKPIYFLSGEESYFIDVVSDYIEENVLSEEEKGFNQTILYGRDVKYDEIISDCKRYPMMAEKQVIIVKEAQDIKGDMDILEKYLENPTPTTVLVICYKYKTVDKRKRIAKLIKEKGVLLESKKLYDNQVLTWMRTELQGRGYKIEPKAAAVLGEFLGTDLSKISNELGKLEIILPKGSTITAANIEENIGFSKDFNVFELRNAIGERNEFKAYQIVNNFAQNPKENPLPKTLPQIFSFFIQLMKYHGTKDKNPKNVASLLGIHPYFMKDYDIAIKNYSMRKVSQVLNSIREIDVKSKGVGASMTQADLYKELLIKIFM; the protein is encoded by the coding sequence TTGGACGAAATTACCAAAATTATAGCGGATCTAAAAAACGGAATTATAAAGCCAATTTATTTTCTTTCAGGCGAAGAGAGTTATTTTATTGATGTGGTTAGCGATTACATCGAAGAGAACGTACTGAGCGAGGAAGAAAAAGGTTTTAATCAAACTATCCTATACGGAAGAGATGTCAAATATGATGAGATAATTTCGGATTGCAAAAGGTATCCGATGATGGCCGAAAAGCAAGTAATTATCGTAAAAGAAGCACAAGACATCAAAGGTGACATGGATATCTTGGAAAAATATCTAGAAAACCCTACGCCTACAACTGTACTGGTCATTTGTTACAAGTATAAAACCGTAGATAAGCGCAAAAGAATCGCCAAACTTATTAAAGAAAAGGGGGTTTTATTGGAAAGTAAAAAATTGTATGATAACCAGGTTTTAACTTGGATGCGGACTGAATTACAAGGTAGAGGCTATAAGATCGAGCCAAAAGCGGCTGCAGTGCTTGGGGAATTTCTCGGAACTGACCTTTCAAAAATTAGCAATGAATTAGGAAAGCTTGAGATAATTTTGCCGAAAGGCAGCACAATTACTGCGGCAAATATCGAAGAGAACATAGGTTTCAGTAAAGATTTTAACGTTTTTGAATTGCGAAATGCCATTGGAGAGCGCAATGAGTTTAAAGCGTATCAGATTGTGAATAATTTTGCTCAAAATCCTAAAGAAAATCCGCTTCCAAAAACGTTGCCGCAAATTTTTTCATTTTTCATTCAACTGATGAAATACCATGGTACCAAAGATAAAAACCCAAAGAACGTCGCTAGTCTTCTAGGAATACATCCTTACTTTATGAAGGATTATGATATTGCCATTAAAAATTATTCGATGAGAAAGGTCAGTCAAGTTCTCAATAGTATTCGAGAAATTGACGTTAAAAGTAAAGGAGTAGGTGCAAGCATGACCCAAGCCGATTTATACAAAGAGCTGCTAATTAAAATTTTTATGTAA
- a CDS encoding type I restriction enzyme HsdR N-terminal domain-containing protein: MQQLNFPPCKFRFKNSENKIAIFDEIRKKFIFLTPEEWVRQHVVHFLINFKNYPASLINVEKQLKINGLIKRYDVVVYHPDGAINVLVECKAPSVKITQETFDQIARYNHTLNAGYLMVTNGLNHYFCQMDFELEKYHFLEDIPNYQAQV, encoded by the coding sequence ATGCAGCAGCTTAATTTTCCTCCCTGTAAATTTCGATTCAAAAATAGCGAAAATAAGATTGCCATCTTTGACGAAATTAGAAAAAAATTTATATTCCTCACCCCCGAAGAATGGGTAAGACAGCATGTAGTTCATTTTTTAATTAATTTCAAAAACTATCCTGCATCATTGATAAATGTTGAAAAGCAACTTAAAATAAACGGTCTAATAAAGCGCTACGACGTCGTGGTATATCATCCCGACGGTGCAATAAATGTGTTAGTAGAATGCAAAGCGCCATCGGTAAAAATCACTCAGGAAACATTTGACCAAATTGCAAGGTATAATCACACTCTAAATGCTGGTTATTTGATGGTAACAAATGGATTGAATCATTACTTTTGCCAAATGGATTTTGAATTAGAAAAATACCACTTTCTGGAAGACATCCCTAATTATCAAGCTCAAGTATGA
- a CDS encoding glycosyltransferase family 2 protein: MKRIAVVILNWNGKDLLEKFLPSLIKFSDPANLYIIDNASFDGSQKFIKENFPTINIIQNEGNYGFAKGYNLGLNNIQEEYLALVNSDIEVTENWLQPIIDLFDNSKSVCIIQPKILDYKQKTHFEYAGAAGGFIDKYGYPYCRGRIFESIEQDTGQYDDEVEIFWASGACFFIRNDTYKTLKGFDEDFFAHQEEIDLCWRAFNADYKIMYTHKSVVYHVGGATLGANNPHKTYLNFRNSLAMLLKNLPGTKVVPIIVSRMLLDGVAFFKFVFEGKFLHGFAILKAHFSFYLSIKANYQKRSKTLKFNYYNTDSIVYKYFFKKIYTYKNLL, encoded by the coding sequence ATGAAAAGAATCGCAGTAGTTATTCTAAATTGGAATGGTAAAGATTTGTTGGAAAAATTTCTTCCCTCACTAATAAAATTTTCAGACCCAGCAAATCTGTATATTATTGACAACGCCTCTTTTGATGGATCACAGAAATTTATTAAAGAAAACTTTCCTACGATTAATATTATTCAGAATGAGGGCAATTACGGCTTCGCAAAAGGATATAATCTAGGATTAAATAACATTCAGGAAGAGTATTTAGCATTGGTAAATTCTGATATTGAAGTTACAGAAAATTGGCTGCAGCCGATAATTGATTTGTTTGATAATTCAAAATCTGTCTGTATTATTCAACCTAAAATTCTTGACTACAAACAAAAAACGCATTTTGAGTATGCTGGAGCTGCTGGTGGATTTATTGACAAATACGGTTATCCTTATTGTAGGGGACGTATTTTTGAAAGCATCGAACAAGATACCGGACAATATGATGATGAGGTAGAGATATTTTGGGCTTCGGGCGCTTGCTTTTTCATTCGTAATGATACTTATAAAACTTTAAAAGGATTTGATGAAGATTTTTTTGCGCATCAAGAAGAAATTGATCTTTGCTGGCGTGCCTTTAATGCAGATTACAAAATAATGTATACTCACAAATCGGTAGTTTATCACGTAGGTGGAGCAACTCTCGGAGCAAATAATCCACACAAAACTTATCTAAATTTCCGAAATTCCCTGGCAATGCTTTTAAAAAATTTGCCCGGTACTAAAGTTGTACCAATTATAGTCTCGAGAATGCTCCTAGATGGCGTTGCATTTTTTAAATTTGTATTCGAAGGTAAATTTTTGCACGGATTCGCCATTTTAAAAGCTCATTTCTCATTTTACCTCTCAATTAAGGCTAACTATCAAAAACGTAGTAAGACCCTGAAATTCAACTATTACAATACGGATAGTATCGTATATAAATATTTTTTTAAGAAAATTTATACTTATAAAAATTTGCTTTAA
- a CDS encoding OmpA/MotB family protein, giving the protein MKKVLVTLSLVAFLATSCGTKKKITELEGKNKEIQDLLNTATVKLNTCLSEKETLTGQIDFLKRNNTDLINNMGNMTTLSTKGAQNIEKALESMKEKDLKISRMQDALTKKDSVTLALVSSLKSSVGINDPDIQINVEKGVVFISISDKLLFKSGSSVVTDRAKEILGKVAKVVKDKPTFECMVEGHTDNVPFISNGVLLDNWDLSVKRATSIVRVLTNDHNVNPKQLIAAGRGEFIPLVENNSAENRAVNRRTRIVVMPKIDEFYNMIEQEMKKLTK; this is encoded by the coding sequence ATGAAAAAAGTACTTGTAACATTATCCTTGGTAGCATTTCTTGCTACATCTTGTGGTACGAAGAAGAAGATTACCGAGCTGGAAGGTAAAAACAAAGAGATTCAGGATCTTCTTAACACAGCAACTGTAAAGTTGAATACGTGCCTAAGTGAAAAAGAAACCCTAACTGGTCAAATTGATTTCTTAAAAAGAAATAATACCGATTTGATTAACAATATGGGTAATATGACGACACTTTCTACAAAAGGTGCTCAAAATATTGAGAAAGCTCTGGAAAGTATGAAAGAGAAAGATTTAAAAATCTCTAGAATGCAAGACGCACTTACTAAAAAAGATAGTGTAACTTTAGCTTTAGTTTCAAGTCTTAAAAGCTCTGTGGGAATAAATGATCCAGATATTCAAATCAATGTTGAAAAAGGAGTTGTATTTATTTCTATCTCAGACAAATTGTTATTTAAAAGCGGAAGTTCTGTTGTAACTGATAGAGCAAAAGAAATTTTAGGTAAAGTTGCAAAAGTAGTTAAAGACAAACCAACATTTGAATGTATGGTTGAAGGACACACAGATAATGTGCCTTTTATCAGCAATGGTGTTTTACTTGACAACTGGGATTTAAGTGTAAAACGTGCTACATCTATCGTTAGAGTACTTACTAATGATCATAATGTAAATCCAAAGCAATTAATTGCTGCAGGTCGTGGAGAATTTATTCCTTTAGTTGAGAATAATTCTGCTGAAAACAGAGCAGTGAACAGAAGAACAAGAATTGTTGTGATGCCAAAAATTGATGAATTTTACAATATGATTGAACAAGAAATGAAAAAGTTAACGAAGTAA
- a CDS encoding DUF488 domain-containing protein, whose product MKQSTTITIYTIGHSTRDISEFLEMLCNNEIQCLVDVRRFPSSKKFPDYNQDSLKETLSENEILYMHIEALGGRRKALKDSPNFVWQHPSFRGYADYMETSEFQLAVKELELIATQKVTAIMCSEAVFWRCHRSMISDYLKSENYTVLHIMSTTKLTEHPYTAPAQVVDGKLTYHQQPI is encoded by the coding sequence ATGAAACAGTCAACAACAATAACAATTTATACCATTGGACACTCAACCCGAGACATTAGTGAGTTTCTGGAAATGCTTTGTAATAATGAAATCCAATGTTTGGTAGATGTGCGTCGTTTTCCTTCTTCAAAGAAGTTTCCTGATTATAATCAAGATTCATTGAAAGAAACATTATCTGAAAATGAAATACTGTACATGCACATCGAGGCGCTAGGAGGCAGAAGAAAAGCTTTAAAAGATTCGCCAAATTTTGTTTGGCAGCATCCTTCTTTTCGAGGCTATGCAGATTATATGGAAACATCCGAATTTCAACTAGCTGTAAAAGAATTAGAATTAATTGCGACACAAAAAGTTACGGCAATAATGTGCTCAGAAGCTGTATTTTGGAGATGCCACCGATCAATGATTTCTGATTATCTAAAATCTGAAAATTATACTGTTTTGCATATTATGAGCACTACAAAGTTGACCGAACATCCTTATACTGCGCCCGCACAGGTGGTTGATGGAAAACTTACATACCATCAGCAACCCATATAA